One segment of Primulina tabacum isolate GXHZ01 chromosome 6, ASM2559414v2, whole genome shotgun sequence DNA contains the following:
- the LOC142548422 gene encoding uncharacterized protein LOC142548422 encodes MYILLQSCLPPPLAFPPSIFCKMILASSLPINNHCASRLCSYVTRLRAKNLQTQIEMNGFDGDQDGESEDDYGDKDEIPWSGGGFRGGEDEGKDYDKDPEFAEIIGSFIDNPEKARFKMEDRLRRKKNKILHTKTGSSKPMQVKFNKFDFSNSYIWLEFYNTPLDKDISLIRDTIRSWHIIGRLGGCNSMNMQLSQSPMEKRPSYDAVQGANVTPTTFYNIGDLEIQDNLARIWVDIGTSEPLLLDILINALTQLCSDYIGIKQVMFGGTEFGNWSEKLTTEEVGYTTHKI; translated from the exons ATGTATATCCTCCTCCAGTCCTGCTTACCTCCTCCACTAGCATTCCCTCCATCAATTTTCTGCAAAATGATACTCGCTTCTAGTCTTCCGATTAATAACCACTGTGCTTCCAGACTGTGCTCATATGTCACCCGATTAAGGGCCAAGAATTTGCAAACCCAGATTGAAATGAATGGTTTTGATGGTGATCAGGATGGTGAATCCGAGGATGATTATGGGGATAAGGACGAGATTCCATGGAGTGGAGGGGGATTTAGAGGTGGGGAAGACGAAGGAAAGGATTATGATAAAGACCCTGAGTTTGCTGAGATTATTGGCTCTTTTATCGATAACCCGGAAAAAGCGAGGTTCAAA ATGGAGGACAGATTGAGAAGGAAAAAgaacaaaatattgcatacaaaaACTGGTTCCTCTAAGCCCATGCAAGTGAAATTTAATAA GTTTGATTTCTCAAATTCATATATATGGTTGGAGTTCTATAACACCCCATTGGATAAAGACATTTCTCTGATCCGTGAT ACTATTCGTTCGTGGCACATTATTGGACGGCTTGGTGGATGCAATTCTATGAATATGCAA CTGTCACAATCTCCAATGGAGAAAAGACCGAGTTATGATGCTGTGCAAGGAGCTAATGTTACACCAACCACATTTTACAACATTGGAGACCTTGAAATTCAAGATAACCTAGCTCGAATTTG GGTGGATATCGGTACAAGTGAACCATTGCTCTTGGATATTTTGATAAACGCATTGACACAATTATGCTCCGA CTATATCGGAATCAAGCAAGTGATGTTTGGTGGAACTGAATTTGGAAATTGGAGCGAGAAACTAACAACAGAGGAAGTGGGTTACACCACTCACAAGATTTAG